The Prochlorococcus sp. MIT 1300 genome has a window encoding:
- the dnaN gene encoding DNA polymerase III subunit beta yields the protein MKLVCSQLELNTALQLVNRAVATRPTHPVLANVLLTADAGTGRFSLTGYDLNLGIQTSISASVEDSGAITLPARIFGEIVSRFQSDSPITLLSDSDGEQVEITSLSGSYQMRGMNADDFPDLPLVQSGTTFKVHPNSLLNSLKRTLFASSSDDAKQLLTGVHFTFTDHSIEAAATDGHRLAVLSSSDAVLNETEQNQSDSFSVTLPSRSLREVERLISSWKPSEPISLFCDKGQVVFLVEDQVITSRTLEGSYPNYSQLIPDQFSRSIEIERLNFISSLERVAVLADQHNNVVKLSTAPDQGQLRISVDAQDLGSGSESIPANLKGDSIQIAFNVRYVLDGLKSMDDKIVKLNFNAPTTPAVFSPESDEGSFMYLVMPVQVRS from the coding sequence ATGAAACTAGTCTGCTCTCAGCTTGAACTGAATACAGCTCTTCAATTAGTCAATAGAGCTGTTGCAACTCGGCCAACGCATCCTGTACTGGCAAATGTACTTTTGACTGCGGATGCTGGTACTGGTCGTTTTAGCTTGACTGGATACGACTTGAATTTGGGCATTCAAACGTCTATCTCAGCTTCGGTAGAGGATAGTGGGGCTATAACTTTGCCTGCTCGTATTTTTGGAGAAATAGTGTCTAGGTTCCAATCTGATTCTCCTATAACCCTTTTGAGTGACTCTGATGGTGAGCAGGTTGAAATCACAAGTTTAAGTGGAAGTTATCAAATGCGTGGAATGAATGCTGATGATTTTCCTGATCTCCCTTTGGTGCAAAGCGGTACAACGTTTAAAGTTCATCCTAATTCCTTACTTAATTCTTTAAAAAGAACTCTTTTTGCAAGCAGTTCAGATGATGCTAAGCAACTTTTAACAGGTGTACACTTTACTTTTACTGATCATTCTATAGAAGCTGCTGCAACAGATGGCCATCGTTTAGCTGTATTAAGTTCCAGTGATGCTGTTTTGAATGAGACAGAACAAAATCAGTCGGATTCGTTTTCAGTTACTTTGCCCTCTAGGTCCCTTCGCGAAGTTGAAAGATTGATCTCCTCTTGGAAACCAAGTGAGCCAATTAGTTTATTTTGTGACAAAGGTCAGGTTGTTTTTCTCGTTGAAGATCAAGTAATTACTAGTCGAACACTAGAAGGAAGCTATCCTAATTATTCACAGTTAATTCCAGATCAATTTAGTCGTAGTATTGAGATTGAGAGGTTAAACTTTATTTCTTCTTTAGAAAGAGTTGCTGTTTTGGCTGACCAACATAATAATGTTGTAAAACTTTCTACCGCTCCGGATCAAGGTCAGCTTCGTATTTCTGTCGATGCTCAGGATCTTGGTTCAGGATCTGAATCAATACCAGCTAATTTAAAAGGTGATTCTATTCAAATAGCTTTTAATGTTCGTTATGTTTTAGATGGTCTTAAATCTATGGATGATAAAATTGTTAAGCTAAATTTTAATGCTCCTACAACTCCAGCTGTCTTTAGCCCGGAATCTGATGAAGGTTCTTTCATGTACTTGGTTATGCCAGTTCAAGTAAGATCTTAA
- a CDS encoding tetratricopeptide repeat protein: MQNSLTLKAIFNRLAILIISLTGCLSARPVSALIPYVYEPNPQVLYQTSLNIGRTATQLLQIGQNEQAANLAALAVRLQPHDERLWSVLAAAQHRNGQLEAALRSLIKAKTINPQNPEVWFAEAALILEQNQPNQAIKLLNHGLKLDPKNSNGYFQLGNARIMQANFESALKAFKQACSLKPSFWEALNNQAIVLFEMGKMQKAIQTWREVLIIEKNAEPMLALAAALNQIQPQASEAINLANKALSQNPNYVLAKYQEEQLWGFKLRKAARELLQKPELFSAVDLAEANAD, from the coding sequence ATGCAAAACAGTTTAACGTTAAAGGCTATTTTTAACCGCCTGGCAATATTAATTATTAGCTTGACAGGGTGCCTATCAGCAAGACCTGTTTCTGCACTAATCCCTTATGTATACGAACCAAATCCCCAAGTTCTTTATCAAACAAGTCTAAATATTGGACGCACTGCTACTCAATTACTTCAAATTGGTCAAAACGAACAAGCCGCCAATCTTGCGGCTCTTGCGGTAAGGCTTCAACCACATGATGAGCGACTTTGGTCTGTGCTTGCAGCAGCACAACATAGAAATGGCCAGCTCGAAGCAGCGCTCAGATCCTTAATTAAAGCAAAAACAATCAACCCTCAAAACCCAGAGGTTTGGTTTGCGGAAGCAGCTTTAATATTAGAGCAAAATCAACCAAATCAAGCTATTAAACTTCTTAATCATGGTCTAAAACTGGATCCAAAAAACTCAAACGGTTATTTCCAACTAGGGAATGCAAGGATAATGCAAGCCAATTTTGAATCTGCTCTCAAAGCATTCAAACAAGCCTGCAGTTTAAAACCCTCCTTCTGGGAAGCACTCAACAACCAAGCTATCGTACTGTTTGAAATGGGGAAAATGCAAAAAGCTATTCAAACCTGGCGAGAAGTGCTAATTATAGAAAAAAATGCCGAGCCAATGCTCGCTCTTGCCGCTGCGTTAAATCAAATCCAGCCTCAAGCTTCAGAAGCTATAAATCTGGCCAATAAAGCTTTGAGTCAAAATCCTAATTATGTTTTAGCCAAATATCAAGAAGAACAGCTTTGGGGATTCAAATTACGGAAAGCAGCTAGGGAACTCTTACAAAAGCCAGAGCTGTTCTCGGCTGTAGACCTTGCAGAAGCAAACGCTGATTGA
- a CDS encoding DNA topoisomerase (ATP-hydrolyzing), whose amino-acid sequence MAKERLKPISLHQEMQRSYLEYAMSVIVGRALPDARDGLKPVQRRILFAMHELGLTPDRPYRKCARVVGDVLGKYHPHGDQAVYDALVRLVQDFASRYPVLDGHGNFGSVDDDPPAAMRYTETRLAPIAHEALLDEIGENTVDFNPNFDGSQQEPSVLPAQLPFLLLNGCSGIAVGMATSIPPHNLNELVNGLIALIQKPELSDEKLAEIIPGPDFPTGGEVLKGSGLRETYLRGKGSIPMRGLAHIEEVQPGKGRHKRRAVVVTELPYQLSKAGWIEKLADQVNEGKIGGIADIRDESDRDGMRILVELRRDVDADKVLKDLHRKTSLQSNFGAIMLALVNGQPKQLSLKLLLQTFVEYRELTVVRRIQFSLTKTEERLKVVNGLIKALNNLKEVINLIQDAPEVGAARAKLIVHLEITEKQADAILAMPLRRLTGLEQKTLREESKNLDLKRKELKSLLDNRDQLLKKIIEELKALKKKFGNPRKTRLIEGGDELLAEKTASQRPNTELQRQQAFEALNKDGKIIIQADRQVKIVSPQTLGRLHLDQESSLNNEISPAEIILSIESKPRLLAVTENGRVALIRWEFAGQQPGTIDKFLPGGLEGEKIVKILSLPLDQKLTLGLLSSDGRFKRLPLDEILEMSGRASTVLKLKKGILLKSAIICYPKSEIIIVSDIGRMLKLSVNDKNLPIMGKLAQGPTTMRLLPNENIAGAVAYQNQEHKTLFIASENGLLAKLDISHIRSTTRGSLGDIGIEIKEKTSQFDKIIDVADGETLISLTTSAGRNTRVNAKNIILDTSQKLNISNLELRDQEVIEKIYTLIN is encoded by the coding sequence ATGGCCAAGGAGCGCCTGAAACCAATTTCCCTGCATCAAGAGATGCAGCGCTCCTATCTCGAATACGCAATGAGCGTAATCGTAGGAAGAGCATTACCAGATGCTCGCGATGGCTTAAAACCTGTTCAAAGGCGAATACTCTTCGCTATGCACGAACTTGGATTAACTCCTGATCGGCCATATAGAAAGTGTGCGCGTGTAGTTGGTGATGTTTTAGGTAAATACCATCCACATGGAGACCAAGCTGTATATGACGCACTAGTCCGTTTAGTACAGGACTTCGCTAGTAGATATCCAGTTTTAGATGGTCATGGGAACTTCGGTTCTGTTGATGACGATCCACCAGCAGCGATGCGTTATACAGAAACACGATTGGCTCCGATAGCTCACGAAGCCCTTCTAGATGAAATAGGGGAAAACACAGTTGATTTCAACCCAAATTTTGATGGGTCACAGCAAGAACCGAGTGTGCTTCCCGCGCAACTTCCTTTTCTGCTGTTAAACGGATGCTCAGGAATTGCTGTAGGAATGGCTACTTCAATTCCACCACATAATTTAAACGAACTTGTAAATGGGCTTATTGCACTGATTCAAAAACCTGAGTTAAGTGATGAAAAATTAGCTGAAATCATACCGGGGCCAGACTTTCCTACTGGCGGAGAAGTTCTGAAAGGAAGTGGGCTTAGAGAAACTTATTTAAGAGGAAAAGGAAGTATTCCTATGAGAGGTTTAGCTCATATAGAAGAAGTTCAACCGGGTAAAGGCCGTCACAAACGAAGAGCTGTAGTTGTCACAGAACTTCCTTATCAGCTAAGCAAAGCAGGGTGGATTGAAAAATTAGCTGATCAAGTTAATGAAGGCAAAATAGGAGGAATTGCCGATATTCGTGATGAAAGTGATAGAGATGGTATGCGAATACTTGTAGAACTTAGAAGAGATGTAGACGCCGACAAAGTTCTTAAGGACCTACATAGAAAAACATCACTTCAAAGCAATTTTGGGGCAATAATGCTTGCCCTTGTGAATGGACAACCAAAACAATTATCATTAAAGCTTTTATTGCAAACCTTTGTTGAATACAGAGAGTTGACTGTTGTTAGGAGAATACAATTTTCCTTAACAAAAACAGAAGAGCGATTAAAAGTCGTTAATGGATTAATTAAAGCTTTAAATAATTTAAAGGAAGTAATAAATTTGATTCAAGATGCGCCTGAGGTTGGAGCGGCAAGAGCCAAGCTAATCGTTCATTTAGAAATCACGGAAAAACAAGCAGATGCGATCTTAGCTATGCCACTAAGACGTTTAACTGGTTTAGAACAGAAAACATTAAGAGAGGAATCGAAAAATTTAGATTTAAAGAGAAAGGAGCTAAAAAGTCTTTTAGATAATAGAGATCAATTACTAAAGAAAATAATTGAAGAATTAAAAGCCCTAAAAAAGAAATTTGGGAATCCTAGAAAAACTAGATTAATAGAAGGTGGTGATGAGCTTTTGGCTGAGAAAACAGCCAGTCAAAGACCAAATACAGAATTACAACGTCAACAAGCCTTCGAAGCTCTAAATAAAGATGGAAAAATAATTATACAAGCAGATAGACAGGTCAAAATCGTAAGCCCGCAAACGCTTGGCCGACTTCATTTAGATCAAGAGTCTAGTTTGAACAATGAAATCTCTCCTGCTGAAATAATTTTATCAATAGAATCAAAACCACGATTACTAGCCGTAACAGAAAATGGAAGAGTTGCTCTAATTAGATGGGAATTTGCTGGACAACAACCTGGAACAATAGATAAATTTTTACCAGGTGGACTAGAAGGAGAAAAGATAGTCAAGATACTTTCACTACCTTTAGATCAAAAACTAACTCTTGGCTTACTAAGTAGTGACGGGAGATTTAAACGGCTTCCCTTAGATGAAATACTAGAAATGTCAGGCAGAGCTTCAACAGTTTTAAAATTAAAAAAAGGCATATTATTAAAATCAGCTATTATTTGCTACCCAAAATCTGAAATAATTATAGTAAGTGATATTGGGAGAATGCTAAAACTTTCTGTCAATGATAAAAACTTACCAATAATGGGAAAACTCGCCCAGGGTCCAACTACAATGAGATTACTGCCTAACGAAAATATTGCGGGGGCCGTAGCATATCAAAATCAAGAACATAAGACACTATTCATCGCTTCTGAAAACGGCCTTTTAGCCAAACTAGATATATCCCATATTAGATCTACTACAAGAGGTTCCTTAGGTGATATTGGAATAGAAATCAAAGAAAAAACATCCCAATTTGACAAAATAATAGATGTCGCTGATGGAGAAACTTTAATTTCATTAACTACTAGTGCTGGCAGAAATACGCGGGTAAATGCAAAGAATATTATATTAGATACAAGTCAAAAATTAAACATATCTAACTTAGAGCTAAGAGATCAAGAAGTAATTGAAAAAATATATACTTTAATAAACTAA
- the purL gene encoding phosphoribosylformylglycinamidine synthase subunit PurL, which yields MADFEHAAVEYNVEQALRQEGLKPQDYDEICRRLNRQPNRVELGMFGVMWSEHCCYRNSKPLLSSFPTDGPQILVGPGENAGVVDLGEGQHLVFKIESHNHPSAVEPFQGAATGVGGILRDIFTMGARPIALLNALRFGPLDDDNNISLMEGVVSGIAHYGNCVGVPTVGGEVAFDSSYSGNPLVNAMALGLMETDEIVCSGAQGIDYPVLYVGSTTGRDGMGGASFASAELTDTSLDDRPAVQVGDPFLEKGLIEACLEVFKTGDVVAAQDMGAAGLTCSCSEMAAKGGLGIELDLDLVPARELGMSAYEFLLSESQERMLFVVKPGKEEIVMSKFKKWDLHAAVVGRVLEENVVRVIYKGKLEAEIPASALADDTPIDQHELTQKIPSQVSNLWNWNESELPLANIHGLEVNNKIIDWNTLVLSLLDSPTIGSKRWVYEQYDYQVQANTLIKPGDSDAAIVRLRSQLDSHSNGSNRAIAAVVDCPNKWVYLDPERGSEAAVAEAARNLSCVGAKPLAVTDNLNFSSPQSSLGYWQLAMSCKGISNACKLFETPVTGGNVSLYNETKGANGSIQPIQPTPVIGMVGLVDNIENIKGQGWHSPDDNIYLLGVPFENSSALDSRITLSGSNYLEVIHGKVLGRPPTIDIDYELLVQNILRDLISQDLIQSAHDLSDGGLAVALSESSISSGLGADINLPKTTGRIDRLLFAEGGPRILLSVSANQLDSFKSYIENDTCSGDFHHLGIVSDDKKLLIRYDSQPLVYLSVETLTNSFEGAIPSRIC from the coding sequence GTGGCAGATTTTGAACATGCAGCTGTGGAATACAACGTTGAGCAAGCTCTCCGCCAAGAAGGCTTGAAGCCTCAAGATTATGATGAAATTTGTCGTCGTCTAAATCGTCAGCCTAATAGAGTTGAGTTGGGTATGTTTGGTGTCATGTGGTCTGAGCATTGTTGTTATCGTAATTCAAAACCACTTTTAAGCTCTTTTCCAACAGATGGACCCCAGATTCTTGTTGGCCCTGGAGAGAATGCAGGAGTTGTTGATCTTGGAGAAGGCCAACATTTAGTATTTAAAATAGAAAGTCATAATCATCCATCCGCGGTAGAACCTTTTCAAGGAGCAGCAACAGGAGTTGGGGGAATATTGCGTGATATTTTTACTATGGGAGCTAGGCCAATTGCTTTGTTAAATGCGTTACGTTTTGGTCCTTTAGATGATGATAACAATATTTCTTTAATGGAAGGAGTTGTTTCTGGCATCGCTCATTATGGAAATTGTGTAGGTGTTCCGACAGTAGGAGGAGAAGTTGCTTTTGATAGTAGTTATTCGGGTAATCCTTTAGTCAATGCAATGGCATTAGGATTAATGGAAACAGACGAAATAGTTTGTTCAGGTGCACAAGGGATTGATTACCCAGTTCTTTATGTTGGAAGTACAACTGGGAGAGATGGCATGGGAGGAGCAAGTTTTGCTAGTGCAGAATTAACAGATACTTCTTTAGATGATCGTCCTGCTGTTCAGGTTGGTGATCCATTTTTAGAAAAAGGGTTAATAGAGGCTTGCTTAGAAGTTTTCAAAACAGGTGATGTTGTTGCAGCTCAAGATATGGGGGCAGCAGGTTTGACCTGTAGCTGTTCAGAAATGGCTGCTAAAGGTGGTTTAGGTATAGAGCTGGATTTGGATCTCGTTCCTGCAAGAGAGTTAGGTATGTCGGCATATGAATTTTTGCTTTCGGAATCTCAAGAGCGAATGTTGTTTGTTGTTAAACCTGGAAAAGAAGAAATAGTTATGAGTAAATTTAAAAAATGGGATTTACATGCAGCTGTAGTTGGAAGAGTCTTAGAAGAAAATGTTGTAAGAGTTATTTATAAAGGAAAACTTGAAGCAGAAATCCCCGCTTCAGCATTAGCAGATGACACGCCAATTGATCAACATGAATTAACTCAGAAGATTCCTTCTCAGGTAAGTAATCTTTGGAATTGGAATGAGTCTGAACTACCTTTAGCTAATATACATGGATTAGAAGTCAATAATAAAATTATAGATTGGAATACTTTAGTATTATCTCTTCTAGATTCCCCTACTATAGGTTCTAAAAGGTGGGTCTATGAACAATATGATTATCAAGTTCAAGCTAACACATTAATAAAGCCTGGTGATTCGGATGCCGCTATTGTTCGATTGAGATCTCAACTAGATAGCCATTCTAATGGTTCAAATCGAGCTATAGCTGCAGTAGTAGATTGTCCAAACAAATGGGTTTATTTGGATCCAGAGAGAGGGTCTGAAGCTGCTGTTGCTGAGGCCGCTAGGAACCTTTCCTGTGTTGGAGCAAAGCCTCTAGCAGTAACTGATAACCTTAATTTTTCTTCGCCACAAAGCTCACTGGGTTATTGGCAATTAGCAATGTCTTGTAAAGGAATATCAAATGCTTGCAAATTATTTGAAACACCAGTAACTGGGGGGAATGTTTCACTTTATAATGAAACCAAAGGAGCTAATGGCAGTATTCAACCAATTCAACCTACACCTGTTATTGGGATGGTTGGGTTAGTTGATAATATTGAAAATATAAAAGGACAGGGTTGGCATTCTCCTGATGATAATATTTATCTTTTAGGAGTCCCTTTTGAAAATTCTTCTGCATTAGACTCACGCATAACACTTTCTGGTAGTAATTATTTGGAGGTAATTCACGGTAAGGTTCTAGGAAGACCTCCTACAATTGATATTGATTATGAGTTATTAGTACAAAATATATTAAGAGATCTTATTTCCCAAGATCTAATACAATCAGCACATGATCTGAGTGATGGAGGCTTGGCTGTTGCATTATCAGAATCCTCGATTAGTTCTGGTTTAGGAGCAGACATAAACCTTCCAAAAACTACTGGAAGGATAGATAGGCTTTTATTTGCTGAAGGAGGACCTCGTATTCTTTTAAGTGTCTCAGCTAATCAGTTAGATTCCTTTAAATCCTATATAGAGAATGATACATGTTCTGGAGATTTTCATCATTTAGGGATTGTTAGCGATGATAAGAAATTGCTTATTAGATATGATTCGCAACCTTTAGTTTATTTATCAGTTGAAACTCTTACAAATTCCTTTGAGGGTGCAATTCCAAGTAGGATTTGCTAA
- the purF gene encoding amidophosphoribosyltransferase: protein MCGIVGIVSSELVNQQIYDSLLLLQHRGQDSTGIATMDGSVFHMHKNKGHVREAYRTRDMRSLLGNLGLGHVRYATKGAADREEEAQPFYVNAPYGIILVHNGNLTNTREIEKELFNVDCRHTNTTSDTEMLLNVLATELQGQASGQKRELSPDNVFSAISSVHKRVEGSYAAIALIAGQGLIAFRDPFGIRPLVIGRRESNSGEIEWIVASESLVLENGDYSIVRDVQPGEAIYISSNGEFFSQQCAEESYLVPCSFEYVYLARPDSIMNGISVYEARLKMGDLLADTIRKEISSGDIDVVMPIPDSSRPAAMQVARGLGIEYREGFFKNRYVGRTFIMPGQSKRKKSVRQKLNAMGSEFRGKNVLIVDDSVVRGTTSKEIVQMAKLAGANNVTFTSAAPPVRFPHVYGINMPSRKELIAYNRSVSEIAQELCIDSMVYQKVEDLKEAITIGSNIDRLDMSCFTGEYITGKISKEYLNWVELTHLS from the coding sequence ATGTGCGGAATTGTCGGTATTGTTTCTTCAGAGCTTGTTAATCAGCAGATTTACGACAGTCTCTTACTCCTCCAGCATCGTGGTCAAGATTCCACAGGCATTGCAACTATGGATGGGAGTGTTTTTCATATGCATAAAAATAAGGGTCATGTACGTGAGGCTTACAGAACTAGAGACATGAGATCGTTATTGGGTAATCTAGGTTTAGGTCATGTTCGTTATGCGACTAAAGGAGCAGCTGATAGAGAAGAGGAGGCTCAGCCTTTTTATGTAAATGCTCCATATGGCATTATTTTGGTACATAATGGAAACTTAACTAACACTAGAGAAATAGAAAAAGAGCTTTTTAATGTTGATTGTCGTCATACAAATACTACTAGCGATACAGAAATGTTGCTGAATGTGCTTGCAACAGAATTGCAGGGACAAGCGTCAGGACAGAAAAGAGAATTATCACCAGACAATGTTTTTTCTGCTATATCCTCTGTCCATAAAAGAGTAGAAGGGTCTTATGCGGCAATAGCACTAATTGCAGGTCAAGGATTAATTGCTTTTAGAGATCCCTTTGGAATACGTCCGTTAGTAATTGGTAGACGAGAATCTAATTCAGGAGAAATCGAGTGGATTGTAGCAAGTGAGTCTTTGGTTTTAGAGAATGGGGATTATTCGATTGTGCGTGATGTACAGCCCGGCGAAGCTATTTATATAAGTTCAAACGGAGAATTTTTCTCTCAGCAATGTGCAGAAGAGTCCTATTTGGTGCCCTGTTCTTTTGAATATGTCTATTTAGCACGTCCCGATTCAATCATGAATGGAATTTCTGTTTATGAGGCACGTTTAAAAATGGGAGATTTATTAGCAGATACTATTAGAAAAGAAATTTCTTCTGGAGATATAGATGTTGTTATGCCTATACCGGACTCATCCCGTCCTGCAGCTATGCAGGTCGCAAGGGGTCTAGGTATTGAGTACAGAGAGGGGTTTTTTAAAAATAGATATGTAGGTAGAACATTTATCATGCCAGGTCAATCTAAAAGAAAAAAATCTGTTCGCCAGAAATTAAATGCTATGGGATCAGAGTTTAGAGGTAAAAATGTTCTTATAGTCGATGATTCTGTTGTAAGAGGCACTACCTCCAAAGAAATTGTTCAAATGGCTAAACTGGCAGGAGCAAATAATGTTACCTTTACTTCAGCCGCACCCCCAGTCAGGTTTCCCCATGTTTATGGTATTAATATGCCATCAAGGAAGGAATTAATTGCTTATAATAGAAGTGTTAGTGAAATAGCGCAGGAATTATGTATAGATAGTATGGTATATCAGAAGGTAGAAGATTTAAAAGAAGCTATTACTATTGGTTCAAATATAGATAGACTAGATATGTCCTGTTTTACAGGAGAGTATATAACTGGCAAAATATCAAAAGAGTATTTAAACTGGGTAGAGTTAACCCATCTTTCATAA
- a CDS encoding RNA methyltransferase, whose product MSIPEKFLLSDLLQYRVRCNEGIDHGPGLTIWMHPPVHRVLGWVSKPSAIKLERAVWRLDQLRGFSEKEVFVKGRPSLSDQITLERLPTLIDADLLDIDGQKLGQIADVNFATKTGEILQYLISRTDPRLPGTSRWSLALDRIVDQQPGYVKTSLSTIDELPLIRSSIREDILRRSKFFRDQFSQLTDKAGDRLEGWLEEPPWDDFISRTWETREKITRKAPSRYQSSEDHWLHEDEEEYFSEFPDQITENQEHQNPSELIDNEEDPWV is encoded by the coding sequence TTGTCTATACCAGAAAAGTTCCTTTTAAGTGATCTATTGCAATATAGAGTTCGTTGTAATGAAGGTATTGATCATGGACCAGGGTTAACAATTTGGATGCATCCTCCTGTACACAGGGTTTTGGGTTGGGTTAGCAAACCTTCTGCTATTAAGCTTGAACGTGCAGTTTGGCGCTTAGATCAATTAAGAGGGTTTTCGGAAAAGGAGGTTTTTGTTAAAGGGAGACCTTCCTTGAGTGATCAAATAACTTTAGAAAGATTGCCTACACTTATTGATGCTGATTTGCTTGATATTGATGGCCAAAAATTAGGTCAAATTGCAGATGTCAATTTTGCAACTAAAACCGGTGAGATTTTACAGTATTTAATTTCTCGAACTGATCCTCGATTACCAGGTACTAGTAGGTGGAGTTTGGCTTTGGATCGGATAGTCGACCAACAACCTGGATATGTAAAAACGTCCCTTTCAACAATTGATGAGCTCCCTTTGATTAGATCAAGTATTCGAGAAGATATATTAAGACGTTCTAAATTTTTTAGGGATCAATTTTCCCAACTAACAGATAAGGCCGGTGATCGTTTGGAGGGTTGGCTAGAAGAACCACCCTGGGATGATTTCATTAGTAGAACTTGGGAAACACGTGAGAAAATAACGAGAAAAGCTCCAAGCAGATATCAATCATCTGAAGATCATTGGCTACATGAAGATGAAGAAGAATATTTTTCAGAGTTTCCTGATCAAATTACGGAAAATCAAGAACACCAAAATCCTTCAGAGCTTATAGATAATGAAGAAGATCCTTGGGTTTGA